CCAGAACGACAACCAGATAAACGGCGTAGAGGGCGCTCAAGATGATACCCCACGTCCGTGTGATGTCCTTTTTGAGAAACACAAAGGGGATCAGCAACAGGGATGCCCCCAGCATGACCCAAAGGTCAAACTGCAAGAACTCTGGATCAACCCTGATCGGGCCCACAAGACTGGCAATGCCGATGATCGCCAGAAGATTGAACATATTCGACCCGATGACACTGCCCAACACGACATCCGCCTGCCGCCGCAACGCCGCCATGACCGTTGTCGCAAGCTCCGGCAGTGAGGTACCGATAGCCACCAATGTCAGACCGATGACCGTATCACTGACGCCATAGGCCTGCGCGATAATCGTGGCATTATCCACCAACAGCCCTGCCCCCAGCGGCAGGCCCACAAGGCCAAGAACCAGAAATACAGCAATCTGCCAACTTGGCATACTGGGATCTGCGCCTTCGGGTTCTTCCAAACCCTCCGCCTCGCATCGGCGATGCGCGCTCGCGTCGCGCATCTGGTCAAACAACACATAGGCCAAAGCCCCC
This DNA window, taken from Sulfitobacter pacificus, encodes the following:
- a CDS encoding calcium/sodium antiporter, encoding MPWILSGLGLVILLLAGDALVKGAVNLALRLGIPALIVSLTIVAFGTSAPELLISIKAVLDGAPGLALGNVVGSNTANILLVLGIPALLATMHTSQCDTSKSYNFMIAASVLFIGLAFRGVFDWLAGLVLLGALAYVLFDQMRDASAHRRCEAEGLEEPEGADPSMPSWQIAVFLVLGLVGLPLGAGLLVDNATIIAQAYGVSDTVIGLTLVAIGTSLPELATTVMAALRRQADVVLGSVIGSNMFNLLAIIGIASLVGPIRVDPEFLQFDLWVMLGASLLLIPFVFLKKDITRTWGIILSALYAVYLVVVLV